One Comamonas odontotermitis genomic window, TTCCCTCTATCCATGACTGCAGCTCGCACAGCTATGGTTCCCTGGGAAGGGGGGAGATGGCCACCAAGGACGCCATTTTTCAGAAATCTGCATTTCTTCCCGAGACCCTCAAATTGCCTGCTATAATTTCAGCTTCGGCGCTGCGGAGAGGTGGCAGAGTGGTCGAATGTACCTGACTCGAAATCAGGCGTACGTGCAAGCGTACCGAGGGTTCGAATCCCTCCCTCTCCGCCATCGCATCGATAATAAGCGGCTGTAGCTCAGCTGGATAGAGTACTTGGCTACGAACCAAGGGGTCGTGGGTTCGATTCCTGCCAGCCGCACCATATTGAAAAGCCTGCAATCTTTGGATTGCAGGCTTTTTCTTTGTCGTCATGCCGCCTTGCCTCCATGCTGCGGCCCAATTTGCTTAAATGGCGGGTATGAACAAAGCTTTCACCAAAGAGTCCGACGCAGACGACGATGAGATGCCGGAGTTGCCCAGGATTGCTGGCGGCAAGAATTACATCACACCAGCAGGCTACCGCACGCTGGAGGCCGAACTGCTGCAGTTGATTGATGATGAGCGCCCGAAGGTGGTGGAGGTCGTGCACTGGGCGGCCAGCAATGGGGATCGGTCTGAAAACGGCGACTACCTGTATGGCAAAAAGCGCTTGCGGGAGATTGATCGCCGTATTCGTTTTCTGACCAAGCGCATGGAGGCGGCTGAAGTGGTAGACCCATCAGTGCACCACGGAAGCGATCAGGTGTACTTTGGCGCGACGGTCACATACTGTGACCAGAACGGTTGCGATGAGCGCATTGTCATCATGGGAATTGATGAGGCCGATGCAAGCCGCGGACAGGTGAGCTGGATTGCGCCTATTGCGCGGGCTTTGCTCAAGGCCCGGGTCGGCGACGAGGTTCAACTGCCAACCCCGGGGGGCGTGCGCGTACTGGAGGTGCTGGATGTGGAGTATCCGCCGCCCAAGACTGCCTGATTGACCTGATATGCCTGCTGGAGCGTGAATGGCGTTCAGGCTGTCGGCAGTATGCGATAGGCTCGCGATACATAGGATAGCTTGACGAGTTGACGCAGCATATGCTCCACCTGCTGGCGATCGCTCACTACCAGCACAAACTTCAGCTCCGTGGTGTTCATGGCGACTTCGTCGTCCATGGTGATATGGGTGATGTCTGAGCCCAGTGCGGCAATTTCCGCTGCAATCTTTCCCAGGACGCCCTTGCCATTGATGATGGTGACAACGACGCCAGTTTCGAAGTCGCCTTTGGGCTCGTCGGCCCATTCCACTTCGACAAAGCGTTCTGCGTCCTTGCTCAGCAACTTCTTGCA contains:
- the greB gene encoding transcription elongation factor GreB, producing the protein MNKAFTKESDADDDEMPELPRIAGGKNYITPAGYRTLEAELLQLIDDERPKVVEVVHWAASNGDRSENGDYLYGKKRLREIDRRIRFLTKRMEAAEVVDPSVHHGSDQVYFGATVTYCDQNGCDERIVIMGIDEADASRGQVSWIAPIARALLKARVGDEVQLPTPGGVRVLEVLDVEYPPPKTA